One Malaclemys terrapin pileata isolate rMalTer1 chromosome 21, rMalTer1.hap1, whole genome shotgun sequence DNA window includes the following coding sequences:
- the LOC128827421 gene encoding claw keratin-like, giving the protein MSPVKDLCCQPGPYYPDICPDPCAYVCNEPCVTTCGDSNAVVFAPPVVVRFPGPTLATCPQDSFVGTSLPNFPYRLGGGLGGGVGGGLGGGYGGGYGGGYGGGSFGGFRGGFGGGFGGGIGGGIGGGYRGSYGYGGRYGRNCYANRWECCPW; this is encoded by the coding sequence ATGTCTCCCGTGAAAGATCTGTGTTGCCAACCCGGCCCATATTATCCTGACATTTGCCCAGATCCATGTGCTTATGTCTGCAATGAGCCTTGTGTCACAACCTGCGGCGACTCAAACGCAGTGGTCTTTGCACCCCCAGTTGTCGTGAGATTCCCGGGTCCAACTCTAGCTACTTGCCCTCAAGACAGCTTCGTGGGAACCTCCTTACCAAATTTTCCCTATAGACTTGGGGGTGGCCTTGGAGGTGGTGTAGGTGGTGGTCTTGGGGGTGGGTATGGTGGTGGATACGGTGGTGGATATGGGGGTGGATCCTTCGGTGGATTCAGGGGTGGATTTGGGGGTGGATTCGGGGGTGGAATCGGGGGTGGAATCGGGGGTGGATACAGGGGCTCATACGGGTATGGGGGGAGATATGGTAGGAACTGCTATGCTAACCGCTGGGAATGTTGTCCATGGTAA